In one Microbacterium invictum genomic region, the following are encoded:
- a CDS encoding cysteine desulfurase-like protein, with protein sequence MSLEVEALRAQFPSLASGIAHFDGPGGTQTPLAVAEAITRTLTSPLSNRGSSVRSERNADDAVTAFRAAVADLLGADPRGVVYGRSATQLTYDLSRTLAASWAEGDEIVVSELDHDANVRPWVQAAEARGVRVRWLPLDPATADLDLSHLDEIVNERTRMVAVTAASNLLGTVPPVARIAARAHAVGALVHVDGVHYTAHASVDVTALGADFFVCSPYKFFGPHCAVLVADPALLETLHPEKLVPSTDRVPERFELGTLPYETLAGVTAAVDVIAGIAPPERSRRERLVAAHQLIDRHETALRERIETRLTELGLEVHSRAARRTPTLYVTLGDRVAAAASDFLAERDILAPSGSFYAWETFRALRLPVEAGMRIGVAAYTSDDDVDRLLEGLAEFLTR encoded by the coding sequence ATGAGTCTCGAGGTCGAGGCGCTCCGCGCCCAGTTCCCCTCCCTCGCCTCCGGCATCGCGCACTTCGACGGCCCCGGTGGAACGCAGACGCCGCTTGCGGTCGCCGAGGCGATCACGCGGACGCTGACGTCACCGCTGTCGAACCGGGGTTCGTCGGTTCGGAGCGAACGGAATGCGGATGACGCGGTCACCGCGTTCCGCGCGGCGGTGGCCGATCTGCTGGGCGCTGACCCCCGCGGTGTCGTGTACGGGCGGAGTGCCACGCAGCTCACCTACGACCTCTCGCGCACCCTCGCGGCCTCGTGGGCCGAGGGCGACGAGATCGTCGTGTCAGAGCTCGATCACGACGCCAACGTCCGGCCGTGGGTGCAGGCGGCGGAGGCGCGGGGCGTGAGGGTTCGGTGGCTGCCGCTGGATCCCGCCACCGCCGACCTCGACCTGTCGCACCTCGACGAGATCGTGAACGAGCGCACCCGGATGGTCGCGGTGACCGCGGCATCCAATCTCCTCGGTACCGTGCCGCCGGTCGCGCGCATCGCGGCGCGCGCCCACGCGGTCGGCGCGCTCGTCCACGTCGACGGCGTGCACTACACCGCCCACGCATCGGTCGACGTCACCGCACTCGGGGCCGACTTCTTCGTGTGCTCGCCGTACAAGTTCTTCGGCCCGCACTGCGCGGTGCTCGTCGCCGACCCGGCGCTGCTCGAGACCCTGCACCCCGAGAAGCTCGTGCCCTCGACCGATCGGGTGCCGGAGCGCTTCGAACTCGGCACCCTCCCGTACGAGACCCTCGCCGGCGTCACCGCGGCCGTCGACGTGATCGCCGGGATCGCCCCGCCGGAACGGTCTCGTCGCGAGCGCCTCGTCGCCGCGCACCAGCTGATCGACCGGCACGAGACGGCCCTGCGCGAACGCATCGAGACCCGCCTCACCGAGCTCGGACTCGAGGTGCACTCGCGCGCCGCGAGGCGCACGCCGACGCTCTACGTCACCCTCGGCGACCGCGTCGCCGCCGCGGCATCCGACTTCCTCGCCGAACGCGACATCCTCGCTCCCTCCGGCAGCTTCTACGCGTGGGAGACCTTCCGGGCGCTGCGCCTCCCCGTCGAAGCGGGCATGCGGATCGGCGTGGCCGCGTACACCAGCGACGACGACGTCGATCGCCTCCTCGAAGGACTTGCGGAGTTTCTGACACGATGA
- a CDS encoding GMC oxidoreductase, producing the protein MSDTRTVAIVGSGPIGSAYARTILEGSPDTRVVMFEAGPQLTPIPGQSVRNIVDPDEKARAREKSQGPQAGAFRSELGIPESVVVEGMFTARQGTHLLDFGGPGSAHAPTFGAVAAATNVGGQGAHWTCATPAPQFSERVPFIGDAEWEELIAEAGHLLHVQSAAFADSRVGEAIRSLLDEEFGAELPDGFGPSTLPVAGDPQPDGTMRWAGADVVLGPLIERGNPLADRFELRDLTLVRRIEHDGARATGVTVEDLRTGERSTVDADLVVVAADAFRSPQLLWASGIRPQALGRYLTEHPVVISTVALDPEKMQRFADESDLADEKARRAVNPVDPVAAVNRIPFSEPDHPFSLQVMYSETTPFPMEPGAPHAENEWGYVNMGYGLRKRPRVEDGVRFDDNELDWRGFPNMTIEYALTGDEEREIAAATERLRRAGNALGHFVAEPRLLPAGSSLHYMGTMRMGETDDGTSVADPWSRVWGFDNLVVGGNGLIPTANTVNPTLMSTAIAVRGARKAIEQLRGAEAVSVR; encoded by the coding sequence ATGTCCGACACCCGCACCGTCGCCATCGTGGGCAGCGGCCCCATCGGCAGCGCCTACGCCCGCACCATCCTCGAGGGATCGCCCGACACTCGCGTCGTCATGTTCGAGGCGGGACCGCAGCTGACGCCCATCCCCGGTCAGAGCGTCCGCAACATCGTCGACCCCGACGAGAAGGCGCGGGCGCGCGAGAAGTCGCAGGGGCCGCAGGCCGGTGCCTTCCGCTCCGAGCTCGGCATCCCCGAGTCGGTGGTCGTCGAGGGCATGTTCACGGCACGCCAGGGTACGCACCTGCTCGACTTCGGCGGCCCCGGGTCGGCGCATGCGCCGACGTTCGGCGCTGTCGCGGCGGCGACGAACGTCGGCGGGCAGGGTGCGCACTGGACCTGCGCGACGCCCGCGCCCCAGTTCAGCGAGCGGGTGCCGTTCATCGGCGACGCGGAGTGGGAGGAGCTCATCGCCGAGGCCGGGCACCTGCTGCACGTGCAGAGCGCGGCATTCGCCGACTCGCGCGTGGGCGAGGCGATCCGCTCTCTCCTGGACGAGGAGTTCGGCGCAGAGCTGCCCGACGGCTTCGGCCCGAGCACCCTGCCGGTCGCCGGAGATCCGCAGCCCGACGGGACCATGCGATGGGCGGGAGCGGACGTCGTGCTCGGACCGCTCATCGAGCGGGGGAATCCTCTCGCCGACCGATTCGAGCTGCGCGACCTCACCCTCGTCCGCCGCATCGAGCACGACGGCGCGCGTGCGACCGGAGTGACCGTGGAGGATCTCCGCACCGGTGAGCGCTCCACCGTCGACGCCGATCTCGTGGTCGTCGCCGCGGACGCCTTCCGCTCACCGCAGCTGCTGTGGGCGTCGGGCATCCGGCCGCAGGCCCTCGGCCGGTACCTCACGGAGCATCCCGTCGTGATCTCCACCGTCGCCCTGGACCCCGAGAAGATGCAGCGCTTCGCTGACGAGTCCGACCTGGCCGACGAGAAGGCCCGCCGTGCGGTGAACCCCGTCGATCCGGTGGCCGCGGTGAACCGCATCCCGTTCTCCGAGCCCGACCACCCCTTCTCGCTGCAGGTGATGTACTCCGAGACCACGCCCTTCCCCATGGAGCCGGGTGCTCCGCACGCCGAGAACGAGTGGGGGTACGTGAACATGGGCTACGGCCTGCGCAAGCGCCCGCGCGTCGAAGACGGAGTGCGCTTCGACGACAACGAGCTCGATTGGCGCGGCTTCCCGAACATGACGATCGAGTACGCCCTCACGGGCGACGAGGAACGCGAGATCGCCGCGGCGACCGAGCGCCTGCGCCGCGCCGGCAACGCGCTCGGCCACTTCGTCGCCGAGCCGCGGCTGCTTCCGGCCGGATCGAGCCTGCACTACATGGGGACGATGCGGATGGGAGAGACCGACGACGGCACCTCGGTCGCCGATCCCTGGTCGCGCGTCTGGGGGTTCGACAACCTCGTCGTCGGGGGCAACGGCCTCATCCCGACGGCCAACACCGTCAACCCGACCCTCATGAGCACCGCGATCGCGGTGCGCGGGGCGCGCAAGGCGATCGAGCAGCTGCGCGGCGCGGAGGCTGTCTCGGTGCGCTGA
- a CDS encoding MDR family MFS transporter gives MPLSRARLRLLVISLLTAAFLGALDHTVVATSLASIAGDLGALEHMSWVVVGYTLAATVLLPVIGKLGDILGPRAVFLTALVVFIVASLACGFSQDMTQLVIARVLQGASSAGLQLMSQTIIAYVTTPRERPRYLAIIGAAFPVAIVVGPLFGGLITDFWGWPWVFWINVPVALIALVLAVVAVPHVEPSGRRGFDIVGAILFTVAMVSLVLAVTWLGDPAAVFAVTVSFAIAAVAFAAFFVVETRVAEPFLPLRAFRNRAVSAGMALSAIIGIGLFSVTAYLPTYFQMAYGVTATVSGLVPIATVFGMLVANLGTGWLASRSGTYRPYPIIGTILGAAGLFTMSLLPVGAPLWVPMVVMFVVGLGTGSFMSLVIAVVQSAAPRSQTGSITATLNLVRQVGSTVATAVIGGVVGFGVAGRLPQAIDPSGLTPEVVRGSSALIQAEVAGIYRDVLAPVFLALSVVYALGIIAALLLPGGRLSDESPADIPVDVERVSTP, from the coding sequence ATGCCGCTCTCCCGCGCGAGGCTTCGCCTCCTCGTCATCTCCCTTCTCACCGCCGCCTTTCTCGGGGCCCTCGACCACACGGTGGTGGCGACCTCGCTCGCCAGCATCGCCGGCGACCTCGGCGCCCTCGAACACATGAGCTGGGTCGTCGTCGGCTACACGCTGGCGGCCACGGTGCTCCTTCCGGTCATCGGCAAGCTCGGCGACATCCTCGGTCCTCGTGCGGTGTTCCTCACGGCCCTCGTGGTCTTCATCGTCGCGTCGCTCGCGTGCGGCTTCTCGCAGGACATGACCCAGCTCGTCATCGCCCGGGTGCTGCAGGGTGCGAGCTCGGCTGGGCTCCAGCTCATGTCGCAGACGATCATCGCCTACGTCACCACACCGCGCGAGCGACCCCGCTACCTCGCGATCATCGGGGCGGCCTTCCCCGTCGCGATCGTTGTCGGCCCTCTCTTCGGCGGCCTCATCACCGACTTCTGGGGGTGGCCGTGGGTCTTCTGGATCAACGTGCCCGTGGCGCTGATCGCCCTCGTCCTGGCGGTCGTCGCGGTGCCGCACGTCGAACCGTCCGGCCGCCGGGGATTCGACATCGTCGGAGCGATCCTCTTCACGGTGGCGATGGTCTCGCTGGTCCTCGCCGTGACCTGGCTCGGAGACCCCGCCGCCGTGTTCGCAGTGACCGTGTCGTTCGCGATCGCCGCTGTGGCGTTCGCGGCCTTCTTCGTCGTCGAGACCCGTGTCGCCGAGCCCTTCCTTCCGCTTCGCGCTTTCCGAAACCGCGCGGTATCGGCCGGTATGGCGCTCTCGGCGATCATCGGAATCGGACTGTTCTCGGTGACCGCGTACCTCCCCACCTATTTCCAGATGGCCTACGGGGTGACGGCCACCGTGTCGGGGCTCGTTCCGATCGCCACGGTGTTCGGGATGCTGGTGGCCAACCTCGGCACGGGGTGGCTCGCCAGCCGTAGCGGCACCTACCGGCCCTATCCGATCATCGGGACGATCCTCGGCGCGGCCGGGCTCTTCACCATGTCGCTGCTGCCGGTCGGTGCGCCGCTGTGGGTGCCCATGGTCGTCATGTTCGTGGTCGGCCTCGGAACCGGAAGCTTCATGAGTCTCGTCATCGCCGTCGTGCAGTCCGCGGCGCCGCGGAGCCAGACGGGGAGCATCACCGCGACCCTCAATCTCGTGCGGCAGGTCGGTTCGACCGTCGCGACCGCGGTCATCGGCGGGGTCGTCGGGTTCGGTGTCGCCGGCCGCCTCCCGCAGGCGATCGACCCGAGCGGTCTGACGCCCGAGGTCGTGCGCGGGTCATCCGCGCTCATCCAGGCCGAGGTCGCGGGGATCTACCGCGACGTGCTCGCCCCCGTCTTCCTTGCCCTCTCCGTCGTCTACGCCCTCGGGATCATCGCCGCGCTGCTGCTCCCCGGCGGCCGCCTCTCCGACGAGTCGCCTGCCGACATCCCCGTCGACGTCGAACGCGTCTCCACACCCTGA